The window CCACTCCAGTGATGAGCTCAGGACTGGCCGATAACGTGAAGAGATTTTCTCGCCTCTGATCGGTGCGCGGACTTATCATCAGATCTTCAGACCGTCCCCACGCAATCCTCACCAACTTAATTAAGGGGATAGTATTTGTGTATGTTGCTACAGATCGGGTTGGTGCTCACGGCCGTTGTCATTTTTATAGTGCTCATAATAGTCCTCTCCTTGATTGGGTCGGCCATAAAGGTAATCCCCGAATACCAGAGGGCGGTGAGGTTCAGGCTGGGGAGAATCACGGGTTTGTTGGGGCCGGGCCTCGTCTTCATAGTGCCTATAATAGATACGATCGTGCGCTACGATTTACGTATAGAGGTCGTCGATGTGCCTCAACAAAAGGCCTTGACTAAGGACAACGTAGAGGTCACGATAGACGCGGCCGTGTATCAGAGGGTTGTGGATCCGCTTAAGGTAGCGGTGACGGTTAAGAACCACGTCCCCGCCGTGGCCACCTTCGCCGCAGCTACTCTGAGGGACGTCGTCGGCATGGTGGACCTCGACACGCTCTTATCCCACAGAGAGGAGATAGCCAAGAAGATAGCCGAAATAGTAGACGAGCACGTCACGCCGTGGGGCGTCAAGGTGACCGGCGTGGCTATACGCGACATAAGGCTACCCGAAACTCTGGTGAGGGCCATGGCGTCCCAAGCCGAGGCCGAGAGGTTGCGTAGGGCCAAGATAACGATAGCCTCCGCTGAATACGAGGCCAGTAAAATATACCTAGAGGCTGCCGAGACGTATGCCAAGAACCCTGTAGCCGTCCAGCTGAGGCAGATCGACGCCCTTCTTGAGATGGCCAGAGAGCACAACTTGATAATAGTTACGCCGTCGTCTCTCGAGTTCGTGGCGTTGCCCCTAGCTCTCTCAAAGGCTACGCAACAGGGAGGCGGAACTCCTCAGCAAGGCCAGCAGAGTTGATGGGGAGGAGGGTTATACCGCTGACGCTAATTCTCGTCTTTCTGGCGTCCCAGCTAATCTGGGCGCAACAAATATACTACGTCAGAGTGGTGTACGTAGTTTCTGTGGACAACACGATAGGGCCCTATACCGTGTCGCAACTGTCAAGGGCCATAAACGCCGCCGAGCAGAACTCCGGCGCTGTGCTGGTGTTGCTGAATACGCCGGGCGGGCTAGCGGATTCTACGCTTCAAGCCATGCAGATGATAGGCTCCTCGTCGGCGCCAGTCATAGGCTTCGTCTATCCCGACTACGGCTATGCTTGGTCCGGAGGTACCTATCTGCTTTTGTCCACTCATATAGCCGCCATGGCCCCGCACACGGTTA of the Thermoproteus uzoniensis 768-20 genome contains:
- a CDS encoding slipin family protein, with the translated sequence MLLQIGLVLTAVVIFIVLIIVLSLIGSAIKVIPEYQRAVRFRLGRITGLLGPGLVFIVPIIDTIVRYDLRIEVVDVPQQKALTKDNVEVTIDAAVYQRVVDPLKVAVTVKNHVPAVATFAAATLRDVVGMVDLDTLLSHREEIAKKIAEIVDEHVTPWGVKVTGVAIRDIRLPETLVRAMASQAEAERLRRAKITIASAEYEASKIYLEAAETYAKNPVAVQLRQIDALLEMAREHNLIIVTPSSLEFVALPLALSKATQQGGGTPQQGQQS